In one Aggregicoccus sp. 17bor-14 genomic region, the following are encoded:
- a CDS encoding PD-(D/E)XK nuclease family protein, whose amino-acid sequence MPRVLTNDFSWSKSRHEKLSECLRAYYFHYYRSWGGWDRAAPAEARELYMLKKLGNRYTWAGSVVHDAIKDVLLDIRAGRPVDPPKVEERARNVMREDFRHSKSRAYRQGKGPRKSFSGLVEHEYAEPVTDQAWKDSWETARAALAGFFASRWPTVARSLKPEQWLEVDAGFEFSHFTLDGVKVFAIPDFAFVDEAGTPVVVDWKTGRARDGYDEQVLGYALYVAQRYRFPVERVRTSLVYLNELQDSRPLETDVPVDEAAIAGFRAHFSRSVERMRSLLADPASNVAKDESAFPMTDDLGVCAKCVFRRACGRESVAVAAA is encoded by the coding sequence ATGCCCCGCGTCCTGACGAACGACTTCTCCTGGTCGAAGAGCCGCCACGAGAAGCTCTCCGAGTGCCTGCGCGCCTACTACTTCCACTACTACCGCTCCTGGGGTGGGTGGGACCGCGCGGCGCCGGCCGAGGCGCGCGAGCTGTACATGCTCAAGAAGCTGGGCAACCGCTACACCTGGGCGGGCAGCGTGGTGCACGACGCCATCAAGGACGTGCTGCTCGACATCCGCGCGGGCCGCCCGGTGGACCCGCCGAAGGTGGAGGAGCGCGCGCGCAACGTGATGCGCGAGGACTTCCGCCACTCCAAGAGCCGCGCGTACCGCCAGGGCAAGGGGCCGCGCAAGTCCTTCTCGGGGCTCGTGGAGCACGAGTACGCGGAGCCGGTGACGGACCAGGCGTGGAAGGACAGCTGGGAGACGGCGCGCGCCGCGCTCGCGGGCTTCTTCGCCTCGCGCTGGCCCACCGTCGCGCGCTCGCTCAAGCCCGAGCAGTGGCTCGAGGTGGACGCGGGCTTCGAGTTCTCGCACTTCACCCTGGACGGGGTGAAGGTGTTCGCCATTCCGGACTTCGCCTTCGTGGACGAGGCGGGCACGCCGGTGGTGGTGGACTGGAAGACGGGCCGCGCGCGCGACGGCTACGACGAGCAGGTGCTCGGCTACGCGCTCTACGTGGCGCAGCGCTACCGCTTCCCGGTGGAGCGGGTGCGCACCTCGCTCGTGTACCTCAACGAGCTGCAGGACAGCCGCCCCCTGGAGACGGACGTGCCGGTGGACGAGGCGGCGATCGCGGGCTTCCGCGCGCACTTCTCGCGCTCGGTGGAGCGCATGCGCTCGCTGCTCGCGGACCCGGCCTCCAACGTGGCGAAGGACGAGAGCGCCTTCCCCATGACGGACGACCTGGGCGTGTGCGCGAAGTGCGTGTTCCGCCGCGCCTGCGGGCGCGAGAGCGTCGCCGTCGCCGCGGCCTAG
- the mutY gene encoding A/G-specific adenine glycosylase translates to MVTRKTGRAAPSAPAVKASLPEAARAPLRAALLAWYDREKRDLPWRRTRDPYAIWLSEVMLQQTQVATVIPYWERFLARFPTVAALAAAPLEEVLTGWKGLGYYSRARNLHRAAQEVVQRYGGQLPRTAAELLTLPGFGRYTAGAVASIAGGEAAPLVDGNVARVLSRLFEVKGLPGDRAREARLWQLAGELVQGERPGDFNQALMEHGATVCRPEKPLCLLCPVREHCGAYRHGRVDALPPAKVRAAPKLLTLALAVWADDEGRLLLARRAEKGLFGGLWELPAAEVAAEATDAQAGEALSEALGVRVLPERALGEVKRQLTHRSLTLRLVQVSGAKVPVTAPGFVDLRWCTREEALALGMSTAMHKALEVALLNTAGKPLPSPKGRGRTR, encoded by the coding sequence ATGGTCACCCGGAAGACAGGGCGCGCGGCCCCGAGCGCACCCGCAGTGAAGGCTTCGCTCCCCGAGGCTGCCCGTGCCCCCCTGCGGGCCGCCCTGCTCGCCTGGTACGACCGCGAGAAGCGCGACCTGCCCTGGCGGCGCACCCGCGACCCCTACGCCATCTGGCTCAGCGAGGTCATGCTGCAGCAGACGCAGGTGGCCACCGTCATCCCCTACTGGGAGCGCTTCCTCGCGCGCTTTCCCACGGTGGCCGCGCTCGCCGCGGCGCCTCTGGAGGAGGTGCTCACCGGGTGGAAGGGGCTCGGCTACTACAGCCGCGCGCGCAACCTGCACCGCGCCGCGCAGGAGGTGGTGCAGCGCTACGGCGGGCAGCTGCCGCGCACCGCCGCCGAGCTGCTCACCCTGCCCGGCTTCGGGCGCTACACCGCCGGCGCCGTGGCCTCCATCGCCGGGGGCGAGGCGGCGCCGCTCGTGGACGGCAACGTCGCCCGGGTGCTCAGCCGCCTCTTCGAGGTGAAGGGGCTGCCCGGAGACCGCGCGCGCGAGGCGCGGCTGTGGCAGCTCGCGGGGGAGCTGGTGCAGGGCGAGCGCCCCGGCGACTTCAACCAGGCGCTGATGGAGCACGGGGCCACCGTGTGCCGCCCGGAGAAGCCCCTGTGCCTCCTATGCCCGGTGCGCGAGCACTGCGGCGCCTACCGGCACGGGCGCGTGGACGCGCTGCCGCCCGCGAAGGTGCGCGCGGCGCCGAAGCTGCTCACGCTCGCGCTTGCGGTGTGGGCGGATGACGAGGGGCGCCTCCTGCTCGCGCGGCGCGCGGAGAAGGGCCTGTTCGGCGGACTCTGGGAGCTGCCCGCGGCGGAGGTGGCGGCGGAGGCCACGGACGCGCAGGCGGGGGAGGCGCTCTCGGAGGCGCTCGGGGTGCGCGTGCTGCCCGAGCGCGCGCTCGGTGAGGTGAAGCGCCAGCTCACGCACCGCTCGCTCACGCTGCGGCTCGTGCAGGTCTCGGGGGCGAAGGTGCCGGTGACGGCGCCGGGCTTCGTGGACCTGCGCTGGTGCACGCGCGAGGAGGCGCTCGCGCTGGGGATGAGCACCGCGATGCACAAGGCGCTGGAGGTGGCACTCCTGAACACGGCGGGGAAGCCACTTCCCTCTCCCAAGGGGAGAGGGAGGACTAGGTAA